A portion of the Gallus gallus isolate bGalGal1 chromosome 16, bGalGal1.mat.broiler.GRCg7b, whole genome shotgun sequence genome contains these proteins:
- the BG1 gene encoding uncharacterized protein LOC426940 isoform X13 yields the protein MHFLLGCNHPSFTLPWRTLLPYLVALHLLQPGSAQLRVVAPSLRVTANVGQDVVLRCQLSPCKDAWSSDIRWIQHRTSGFVHHYQNGEDLEQMEEYKGRTELLRDGLSDGNLDLRITAVSTSDSGSYSCAVQDGDGYADAVVDLEVSDPFSQITHPWKVALAVIVTILVGSFVITVFLYRKKGELSMEGMEHREVLSRDRDGRGGAELWSVEQLRPQSRWSLAAYQNKDLGVLAWEQPWDEKVFPLTMHFLCFYFAEGKDAELAELPAIVDEFPFPLFFFFNVLGAVQLVIHLIMHCFCFSFAERMDAKLGTLAAELERRDAKLETLVENLERRNAEFEKLASDLERRNAQLDKLASDLVQQTKAVEKLNSQWSKLQSLKLTKSDTIQNNCIGYEKSPQAVNYSPLSNPEKHHEAKRRWYIKSDYPQYPNQRGVGPAHVGTHGTPI from the exons ATGCACTTTCTATTGGGCTGCAACCACCCCAGTTTCACCCTTCCCTGGAGGACCCTCCTGCCTTATCTCGTGGCTCTGCACCTCCTCCAGCCGGGATCAG cccagctcagggtGGTGGCACCGAGCCTCCGTGTCACTGCCAACGTGGGACAGGATGTTGTGCTGCGCTGCCAGTTGTCCCCTTGCAAGGATGCTTGGAGCTCAGACATCAGATGGATCCAGCACCGGACCTCTGGTTTTGTGCACCACTATCAAAATGGAGAGGACCTGGAGCAGATGGAGGAATATAAAGGGAGAACAGAACTGCTCAGGGATGGTCTCTCTGATGGAAACCTGGATTTGCGCATCACTGCTGTGAGCACCTCTGATAGTGGCTcatacagctgtgctgtgcaggatggTGATGGCTATGCAGACGCTGTGGTGGACCTGGAGGTGTCAG ACCCCTTTTCCCAGATCACCCATCCCTGGAAGGTGGCTCTGGCTGTGATCGTCACAATTCTGGTTGGGTCATTTGTCATCACTGTTTTTCTCTATAGGAAGAAAGGTGAGTTGAGCATGGAGGGGATGGAGCACAGGGAGGTGTTGAGCAGGGATAGGGATGGTCGgggtggtgctgagctctggtCCGTGGAG cagctgAGACCACAAAGCAGA TGGTCATTGGCCGCTTACCAGAACAAAGATTTGGGGGTATTGGCATGGGAGCAACCATGGGATGAGAAGGTGTTCCCTCTGACCatgcatttcctttgcttctattttgcagagggaaaagatGCAGAGTTGG cagaacTACCTGCGATAGTGGATGAGTTTCCCTtcccactattttttttttttaatgttttgggaGCTGTGCAATTAGTCATTCATCTCATAATgcattgtttctgcttttcctttgcagagagAATGGATGCAAAGTTGG GGACACTAGCTGCAGAACTGG agagAAGGGATGCAAAGTTGG AGACACTAGTTGAAAATCTGG agagaagaaatgcagagtTCG AGAAACTAGCTTCAGATCTGG AGAGAAGGAATGCACAGTTGG ATAAACTAGCTTCAGACCTGG TGCAACAAACCAAAGCAGTGG agaaATTGAATTCACAGTGGAGTAAGCTGCAGTCATTAAAACTGACCAAATCTGACACCATCCAAAATAACTGCATAGGCTATGAAAAATCCCCCCAGGCCGTGAACTACTCTCCTCTTTCTAACCCAGAGAAACACCACGAAGCAAAGA ggCGATGGTATATAAAGTCTGATTATCCTCAGTACCCAAACCAAAGAGGTGTGGGTCCTGCACATGTGGGCACACATGGGACTCCAATCTGA
- the BG1 gene encoding uncharacterized protein LOC426940 isoform X40, which produces MHFLLGCNHPSFTLPWRTLLPYLVALHLLQPGSAQLRVVAPSLRVTANVGQDVVLRCQLSPCKDAWSSDIRWIQHRTSGFVHHYQNGEDLEQMEEYKGRTELLRDGLSDGNLDLRITAVSTSDSGSYSCAVQDGDGYADAVVDLEVSDPFSQITHPWKVALAVIVTILVGSFVITVFLYRKKAAETTKQKGKDAELERMDAKLGTLAAELERRDAKLETLVENLERRNAEFAEKLASELERRNAQLDKLASDLVQQTKAVEKLNSQWSKLQSLKLTKSDTIQNNCIGYEKSPQAVNYSPLSNPEKHHEAKRRWYIKSDYPQYPNQRGVGPAHVGTHGTPI; this is translated from the exons ATGCACTTTCTATTGGGCTGCAACCACCCCAGTTTCACCCTTCCCTGGAGGACCCTCCTGCCTTATCTCGTGGCTCTGCACCTCCTCCAGCCGGGATCAG cccagctcagggtGGTGGCACCGAGCCTCCGTGTCACTGCCAACGTGGGACAGGATGTTGTGCTGCGCTGCCAGTTGTCCCCTTGCAAGGATGCTTGGAGCTCAGACATCAGATGGATCCAGCACCGGACCTCTGGTTTTGTGCACCACTATCAAAATGGAGAGGACCTGGAGCAGATGGAGGAATATAAAGGGAGAACAGAACTGCTCAGGGATGGTCTCTCTGATGGAAACCTGGATTTGCGCATCACTGCTGTGAGCACCTCTGATAGTGGCTcatacagctgtgctgtgcaggatggTGATGGCTATGCAGACGCTGTGGTGGACCTGGAGGTGTCAG ACCCCTTTTCCCAGATCACCCATCCCTGGAAGGTGGCTCTGGCTGTGATCGTCACAATTCTGGTTGGGTCATTTGTCATCACTGTTTTTCTCTATAGGAAGAAAG cagctgAGACCACAAAGCAGA agggaaaagatGCAGAGTTGG agagAATGGATGCAAAGTTGG GGACACTAGCTGCAGAACTGG agagAAGGGATGCAAAGTTGG AGACACTAGTTGAAAATCTGG agagaagaaatgcagagtTCG CAGAGAAACTAGCTTCAGAACTGG AGAGAAGGAATGCACAGTTGG ATAAACTAGCTTCAGACCTGG TGCAACAAACCAAAGCAGTGG agaaATTGAATTCACAGTGGAGTAAGCTGCAGTCATTAAAACTGACCAAATCTGACACCATCCAAAATAACTGCATAGGCTATGAAAAATCCCCCCAGGCCGTGAACTACTCTCCTCTTTCTAACCCAGAGAAACACCACGAAGCAAAGA ggCGATGGTATATAAAGTCTGATTATCCTCAGTACCCAAACCAAAGAGGTGTGGGTCCTGCACATGTGGGCACACATGGGACTCCAATCTGA
- the BG1 gene encoding uncharacterized protein LOC426940 isoform X47 has product MHFLLGCNHPSFTLPWRTLLPYLVALHLLQPGSAQLRVVAPSLRVTANVGQDVVLRCQLSPCKDAWSSDIRWIQHRTSGFVHHYQNGEDLEQMEEYKGRTELLRDGLSDGNLDLRITAVSTSDSGSYSCAVQDGDGYADAVVDLEVSAETTKQKRMDAKLGTLAAELERRDAKLETLVENLERRNAEFAEKLASELERRDAKLETLAESLERRNAEFAEKLASDLERRNAQLDKLASDLVQQTKAVEKLNSQWSKLQSLKLTKSDTIQNNCIGYEKSPQAVNYSPLSNPEKHHEAKRRWYIKSDYPQYPNQRGVGPAHVGTHGTPI; this is encoded by the exons ATGCACTTTCTATTGGGCTGCAACCACCCCAGTTTCACCCTTCCCTGGAGGACCCTCCTGCCTTATCTCGTGGCTCTGCACCTCCTCCAGCCGGGATCAG cccagctcagggtGGTGGCACCGAGCCTCCGTGTCACTGCCAACGTGGGACAGGATGTTGTGCTGCGCTGCCAGTTGTCCCCTTGCAAGGATGCTTGGAGCTCAGACATCAGATGGATCCAGCACCGGACCTCTGGTTTTGTGCACCACTATCAAAATGGAGAGGACCTGGAGCAGATGGAGGAATATAAAGGGAGAACAGAACTGCTCAGGGATGGTCTCTCTGATGGAAACCTGGATTTGCGCATCACTGCTGTGAGCACCTCTGATAGTGGCTcatacagctgtgctgtgcaggatggTGATGGCTATGCAGACGCTGTGGTGGACCTGGAGGTGTCAG ctgAGACCACAAAGCAGA agagAATGGATGCAAAGTTGG GGACACTAGCTGCAGAACTGG agagAAGGGATGCAAAGTTGG AGACACTAGTTGAAAATCTGG agagaagaaatgcagagtTCG CAGAGAAACTAGCTTCAGAACTGG agagAAGGGATGCAAAGTTGG AGACACTAGCTGAAAGTCTGG agagaagaaatgcagagtTCG CAGAGAAACTAGCTTCAGATCTGG AGAGAAGGAATGCACAGTTGG ATAAACTAGCTTCAGACCTGG TGCAACAAACCAAAGCAGTGG agaaATTGAATTCACAGTGGAGTAAGCTGCAGTCATTAAAACTGACCAAATCTGACACCATCCAAAATAACTGCATAGGCTATGAAAAATCCCCCCAGGCCGTGAACTACTCTCCTCTTTCTAACCCAGAGAAACACCACGAAGCAAAGA ggCGATGGTATATAAAGTCTGATTATCCTCAGTACCCAAACCAAAGAGGTGTGGGTCCTGCACATGTGGGCACACATGGGACTCCAATCTGA
- the BG1 gene encoding uncharacterized protein LOC426940 isoform X45, which translates to MHFLLGCNHPSFTLPWRTLLPYLVALHLLQPGSAQLRVVAPSLRVTANVGQDVVLRCQLSPCKDAWSSDIRWIQHRTSGFVHHYQNGEDLEQMEEYKGRTELLRDGLSDGNLDLRITAVSTSDSGSYSCAVQDGDGYADAVVDLEVSAETTKQKGKDAELERMDAKLGTLAAELERRDAKLETLVENLERRNAEFAEKLASELERRDAKLETLAESLERRNAEFAEKLASDLERRNAQLDKLASDLVQQTKAVEKLNSQWSKLQSLKLTKSDTIQNNCIGYEKSPQAVNYSPLSNPEKHHEAKRRWYIKSDYPQYPNQRGVGPAHVGTHGTPI; encoded by the exons ATGCACTTTCTATTGGGCTGCAACCACCCCAGTTTCACCCTTCCCTGGAGGACCCTCCTGCCTTATCTCGTGGCTCTGCACCTCCTCCAGCCGGGATCAG cccagctcagggtGGTGGCACCGAGCCTCCGTGTCACTGCCAACGTGGGACAGGATGTTGTGCTGCGCTGCCAGTTGTCCCCTTGCAAGGATGCTTGGAGCTCAGACATCAGATGGATCCAGCACCGGACCTCTGGTTTTGTGCACCACTATCAAAATGGAGAGGACCTGGAGCAGATGGAGGAATATAAAGGGAGAACAGAACTGCTCAGGGATGGTCTCTCTGATGGAAACCTGGATTTGCGCATCACTGCTGTGAGCACCTCTGATAGTGGCTcatacagctgtgctgtgcaggatggTGATGGCTATGCAGACGCTGTGGTGGACCTGGAGGTGTCAG ctgAGACCACAAAGCAGA agggaaaagatGCAGAGTTGG agagAATGGATGCAAAGTTGG GGACACTAGCTGCAGAACTGG agagAAGGGATGCAAAGTTGG AGACACTAGTTGAAAATCTGG agagaagaaatgcagagtTCG CAGAGAAACTAGCTTCAGAACTGG agagAAGGGATGCAAAGTTGG AGACACTAGCTGAAAGTCTGG agagaagaaatgcagagtTCG CAGAGAAACTAGCTTCAGATCTGG AGAGAAGGAATGCACAGTTGG ATAAACTAGCTTCAGACCTGG TGCAACAAACCAAAGCAGTGG agaaATTGAATTCACAGTGGAGTAAGCTGCAGTCATTAAAACTGACCAAATCTGACACCATCCAAAATAACTGCATAGGCTATGAAAAATCCCCCCAGGCCGTGAACTACTCTCCTCTTTCTAACCCAGAGAAACACCACGAAGCAAAGA ggCGATGGTATATAAAGTCTGATTATCCTCAGTACCCAAACCAAAGAGGTGTGGGTCCTGCACATGTGGGCACACATGGGACTCCAATCTGA
- the BG1 gene encoding uncharacterized protein LOC426940 isoform X35, whose product MHFLLGCNHPSFTLPWRTLLPYLVALHLLQPGSAQLRVVAPSLRVTANVGQDVVLRCQLSPCKDAWSSDIRWIQHRTSGFVHHYQNGEDLEQMEEYKGRTELLRDGLSDGNLDLRITAVSTSDSGSYSCAVQDGDGYADAVVDLEVSAETTKQKGKDAELELPAIVDEFPFPLFFFFNVLGAVQLVIHLIMHCFCFSFAERMDAKLGTLAAELERRDAKLETLVENLERRNAEFAEKLASELERRDAKLETLAESLERRNAEFAEKLASDLERRNAQLDKLASDLVQQTKAVEKLNSQWSKLQSLKLTKSDTIQNNCIGYEKSPQAVNYSPLSNPEKHHEAKRRWYIKSDYPQYPNQRGVGPAHVGTHGTPI is encoded by the exons ATGCACTTTCTATTGGGCTGCAACCACCCCAGTTTCACCCTTCCCTGGAGGACCCTCCTGCCTTATCTCGTGGCTCTGCACCTCCTCCAGCCGGGATCAG cccagctcagggtGGTGGCACCGAGCCTCCGTGTCACTGCCAACGTGGGACAGGATGTTGTGCTGCGCTGCCAGTTGTCCCCTTGCAAGGATGCTTGGAGCTCAGACATCAGATGGATCCAGCACCGGACCTCTGGTTTTGTGCACCACTATCAAAATGGAGAGGACCTGGAGCAGATGGAGGAATATAAAGGGAGAACAGAACTGCTCAGGGATGGTCTCTCTGATGGAAACCTGGATTTGCGCATCACTGCTGTGAGCACCTCTGATAGTGGCTcatacagctgtgctgtgcaggatggTGATGGCTATGCAGACGCTGTGGTGGACCTGGAGGTGTCAG ctgAGACCACAAAGCAGA agggaaaagatGCAGAGTTGG aacTACCTGCGATAGTGGATGAGTTTCCCTtcccactattttttttttttaatgttttgggaGCTGTGCAATTAGTCATTCATCTCATAATgcattgtttctgcttttcctttgcagagagAATGGATGCAAAGTTGG GGACACTAGCTGCAGAACTGG agagAAGGGATGCAAAGTTGG AGACACTAGTTGAAAATCTGG agagaagaaatgcagagtTCG CAGAGAAACTAGCTTCAGAACTGG agagAAGGGATGCAAAGTTGG AGACACTAGCTGAAAGTCTGG agagaagaaatgcagagtTCG CAGAGAAACTAGCTTCAGATCTGG AGAGAAGGAATGCACAGTTGG ATAAACTAGCTTCAGACCTGG TGCAACAAACCAAAGCAGTGG agaaATTGAATTCACAGTGGAGTAAGCTGCAGTCATTAAAACTGACCAAATCTGACACCATCCAAAATAACTGCATAGGCTATGAAAAATCCCCCCAGGCCGTGAACTACTCTCCTCTTTCTAACCCAGAGAAACACCACGAAGCAAAGA ggCGATGGTATATAAAGTCTGATTATCCTCAGTACCCAAACCAAAGAGGTGTGGGTCCTGCACATGTGGGCACACATGGGACTCCAATCTGA
- the BG1 gene encoding uncharacterized protein LOC426940 isoform X33 — protein MHFLLGCNHPSFTLPWRTLLPYLVALHLLQPGSAQLRVVAPSLRVTANVGQDVVLRCQLSPCKDAWSSDIRWIQHRTSGFVHHYQNGEDLEQMEEYKGRTELLRDGLSDGNLDLRITAVSTSDSGSYSCAVQDGDGYADAVVDLEVSAETTKQKGKDAELAELPAIVDEFPFPLFFFFNVLGAVQLVIHLIMHCFCFSFAERMDAKLGTLAAELERRDAKLETLVENLERRNAEFAEKLASELERRDAKLETLAESLERRNAEFAEKLASDLERRNAQLDKLASDLVQQTKAVEKLNSQWSKLQSLKLTKSDTIQNNCIGYEKSPQAVNYSPLSNPEKHHEAKRRWYIKSDYPQYPNQRGVGPAHVGTHGTPI, from the exons ATGCACTTTCTATTGGGCTGCAACCACCCCAGTTTCACCCTTCCCTGGAGGACCCTCCTGCCTTATCTCGTGGCTCTGCACCTCCTCCAGCCGGGATCAG cccagctcagggtGGTGGCACCGAGCCTCCGTGTCACTGCCAACGTGGGACAGGATGTTGTGCTGCGCTGCCAGTTGTCCCCTTGCAAGGATGCTTGGAGCTCAGACATCAGATGGATCCAGCACCGGACCTCTGGTTTTGTGCACCACTATCAAAATGGAGAGGACCTGGAGCAGATGGAGGAATATAAAGGGAGAACAGAACTGCTCAGGGATGGTCTCTCTGATGGAAACCTGGATTTGCGCATCACTGCTGTGAGCACCTCTGATAGTGGCTcatacagctgtgctgtgcaggatggTGATGGCTATGCAGACGCTGTGGTGGACCTGGAGGTGTCAG ctgAGACCACAAAGCAGA agggaaaagatGCAGAGTTGG cagaacTACCTGCGATAGTGGATGAGTTTCCCTtcccactattttttttttttaatgttttgggaGCTGTGCAATTAGTCATTCATCTCATAATgcattgtttctgcttttcctttgcagagagAATGGATGCAAAGTTGG GGACACTAGCTGCAGAACTGG agagAAGGGATGCAAAGTTGG AGACACTAGTTGAAAATCTGG agagaagaaatgcagagtTCG CAGAGAAACTAGCTTCAGAACTGG agagAAGGGATGCAAAGTTGG AGACACTAGCTGAAAGTCTGG agagaagaaatgcagagtTCG CAGAGAAACTAGCTTCAGATCTGG AGAGAAGGAATGCACAGTTGG ATAAACTAGCTTCAGACCTGG TGCAACAAACCAAAGCAGTGG agaaATTGAATTCACAGTGGAGTAAGCTGCAGTCATTAAAACTGACCAAATCTGACACCATCCAAAATAACTGCATAGGCTATGAAAAATCCCCCCAGGCCGTGAACTACTCTCCTCTTTCTAACCCAGAGAAACACCACGAAGCAAAGA ggCGATGGTATATAAAGTCTGATTATCCTCAGTACCCAAACCAAAGAGGTGTGGGTCCTGCACATGTGGGCACACATGGGACTCCAATCTGA
- the BG1 gene encoding uncharacterized protein LOC426940 isoform X46, whose protein sequence is MHFLLGCNHPSFTLPWRTLLPYLVALHLLQPGSAQLRVVAPSLRVTANVGQDVVLRCQLSPCKDAWSSDIRWIQHRTSGFVHHYQNGEDLEQMEEYKGRTELLRDGLSDGNLDLRITAVSTSDSGSYSCAVQDGDGYADAVVDLEVSAAETTKQKRMDAKLGTLAAELERRDAKLETLVENLERRNAEFAEKLASELERRDAKLETLAESLERRNAEFAEKLASDLERRNAQLDKLASDLVQQTKAVEKLNSQWSKLQSLKLTKSDTIQNNCIGYEKSPQAVNYSPLSNPEKHHEAKRRWYIKSDYPQYPNQRGVGPAHVGTHGTPI, encoded by the exons ATGCACTTTCTATTGGGCTGCAACCACCCCAGTTTCACCCTTCCCTGGAGGACCCTCCTGCCTTATCTCGTGGCTCTGCACCTCCTCCAGCCGGGATCAG cccagctcagggtGGTGGCACCGAGCCTCCGTGTCACTGCCAACGTGGGACAGGATGTTGTGCTGCGCTGCCAGTTGTCCCCTTGCAAGGATGCTTGGAGCTCAGACATCAGATGGATCCAGCACCGGACCTCTGGTTTTGTGCACCACTATCAAAATGGAGAGGACCTGGAGCAGATGGAGGAATATAAAGGGAGAACAGAACTGCTCAGGGATGGTCTCTCTGATGGAAACCTGGATTTGCGCATCACTGCTGTGAGCACCTCTGATAGTGGCTcatacagctgtgctgtgcaggatggTGATGGCTATGCAGACGCTGTGGTGGACCTGGAGGTGTCAG cagctgAGACCACAAAGCAGA agagAATGGATGCAAAGTTGG GGACACTAGCTGCAGAACTGG agagAAGGGATGCAAAGTTGG AGACACTAGTTGAAAATCTGG agagaagaaatgcagagtTCG CAGAGAAACTAGCTTCAGAACTGG agagAAGGGATGCAAAGTTGG AGACACTAGCTGAAAGTCTGG agagaagaaatgcagagtTCG CAGAGAAACTAGCTTCAGATCTGG AGAGAAGGAATGCACAGTTGG ATAAACTAGCTTCAGACCTGG TGCAACAAACCAAAGCAGTGG agaaATTGAATTCACAGTGGAGTAAGCTGCAGTCATTAAAACTGACCAAATCTGACACCATCCAAAATAACTGCATAGGCTATGAAAAATCCCCCCAGGCCGTGAACTACTCTCCTCTTTCTAACCCAGAGAAACACCACGAAGCAAAGA ggCGATGGTATATAAAGTCTGATTATCCTCAGTACCCAAACCAAAGAGGTGTGGGTCCTGCACATGTGGGCACACATGGGACTCCAATCTGA
- the BG1 gene encoding uncharacterized protein LOC426940 isoform X48: MHFLLGCNHPSFTLPWRTLLPYLVALHLLQPGSAQLRVVAPSLRVTANVGQDVVLRCQLSPCKDAWSSDIRWIQHRTSGFVHHYQNGEDLEQMEEYKGRTELLRDGLSDGNLDLRITAVSTSDSGSYSCAVQDGDGYADAVVDLEVSAAETTKQKGKDAELERMDAKLGTLAAELERRDAKLETLAESLERRNAEFAEKLASDLERRNAQLDKLASDLVQQTKAVEKLNSQWSKLQSLKLTKSDTIQNNCIGYEKSPQAVNYSPLSNPEKHHEAKRRWYIKSDYPQYPNQRGVGPAHVGTHGTPI; encoded by the exons ATGCACTTTCTATTGGGCTGCAACCACCCCAGTTTCACCCTTCCCTGGAGGACCCTCCTGCCTTATCTCGTGGCTCTGCACCTCCTCCAGCCGGGATCAG cccagctcagggtGGTGGCACCGAGCCTCCGTGTCACTGCCAACGTGGGACAGGATGTTGTGCTGCGCTGCCAGTTGTCCCCTTGCAAGGATGCTTGGAGCTCAGACATCAGATGGATCCAGCACCGGACCTCTGGTTTTGTGCACCACTATCAAAATGGAGAGGACCTGGAGCAGATGGAGGAATATAAAGGGAGAACAGAACTGCTCAGGGATGGTCTCTCTGATGGAAACCTGGATTTGCGCATCACTGCTGTGAGCACCTCTGATAGTGGCTcatacagctgtgctgtgcaggatggTGATGGCTATGCAGACGCTGTGGTGGACCTGGAGGTGTCAG cagctgAGACCACAAAGCAGA agggaaaagatGCAGAGTTGG agagAATGGATGCAAAGTTGG GGACACTAGCTGCAGAACTGG agagAAGGGATGCAAAGTTGG AGACACTAGCTGAAAGTCTGG agagaagaaatgcagagtTCG CAGAGAAACTAGCTTCAGATCTGG AGAGAAGGAATGCACAGTTGG ATAAACTAGCTTCAGACCTGG TGCAACAAACCAAAGCAGTGG agaaATTGAATTCACAGTGGAGTAAGCTGCAGTCATTAAAACTGACCAAATCTGACACCATCCAAAATAACTGCATAGGCTATGAAAAATCCCCCCAGGCCGTGAACTACTCTCCTCTTTCTAACCCAGAGAAACACCACGAAGCAAAGA ggCGATGGTATATAAAGTCTGATTATCCTCAGTACCCAAACCAAAGAGGTGTGGGTCCTGCACATGTGGGCACACATGGGACTCCAATCTGA
- the BG1 gene encoding uncharacterized protein LOC426940 isoform X39 produces the protein MHFLLGCNHPSFTLPWRTLLPYLVALHLLQPGSAQLRVVAPSLRVTANVGQDVVLRCQLSPCKDAWSSDIRWIQHRTSGFVHHYQNGEDLEQMEEYKGRTELLRDGLSDGNLDLRITAVSTSDSGSYSCAVQDGDGYADAVVDLEVSDPFSQITHPWKVALAVIVTILVGSFVITVFLYRKKAETTKQKGKDAELERMDAKLETLVENLERRNAEFAEKLASELERRDAKLETLAESLERRNAEFAEKLASDLERRNAQLDKLASDLVQQTKAVEKLNSQWSKLQSLKLTKSDTIQNNCIGYEKSPQAVNYSPLSNPEKHHEAKRRWYIKSDYPQYPNQRGVGPAHVGTHGTPI, from the exons ATGCACTTTCTATTGGGCTGCAACCACCCCAGTTTCACCCTTCCCTGGAGGACCCTCCTGCCTTATCTCGTGGCTCTGCACCTCCTCCAGCCGGGATCAG cccagctcagggtGGTGGCACCGAGCCTCCGTGTCACTGCCAACGTGGGACAGGATGTTGTGCTGCGCTGCCAGTTGTCCCCTTGCAAGGATGCTTGGAGCTCAGACATCAGATGGATCCAGCACCGGACCTCTGGTTTTGTGCACCACTATCAAAATGGAGAGGACCTGGAGCAGATGGAGGAATATAAAGGGAGAACAGAACTGCTCAGGGATGGTCTCTCTGATGGAAACCTGGATTTGCGCATCACTGCTGTGAGCACCTCTGATAGTGGCTcatacagctgtgctgtgcaggatggTGATGGCTATGCAGACGCTGTGGTGGACCTGGAGGTGTCAG ACCCCTTTTCCCAGATCACCCATCCCTGGAAGGTGGCTCTGGCTGTGATCGTCACAATTCTGGTTGGGTCATTTGTCATCACTGTTTTTCTCTATAGGAAGAAAG ctgAGACCACAAAGCAGA agggaaaagatGCAGAGTTGG agagAATGGATGCAAAGTTGG AGACACTAGTTGAAAATCTGG agagaagaaatgcagagtTCG CAGAGAAACTAGCTTCAGAACTGG agagAAGGGATGCAAAGTTGG AGACACTAGCTGAAAGTCTGG agagaagaaatgcagagtTCG CAGAGAAACTAGCTTCAGATCTGG AGAGAAGGAATGCACAGTTGG ATAAACTAGCTTCAGACCTGG TGCAACAAACCAAAGCAGTGG agaaATTGAATTCACAGTGGAGTAAGCTGCAGTCATTAAAACTGACCAAATCTGACACCATCCAAAATAACTGCATAGGCTATGAAAAATCCCCCCAGGCCGTGAACTACTCTCCTCTTTCTAACCCAGAGAAACACCACGAAGCAAAGA ggCGATGGTATATAAAGTCTGATTATCCTCAGTACCCAAACCAAAGAGGTGTGGGTCCTGCACATGTGGGCACACATGGGACTCCAATCTGA